One Clavelina lepadiformis chromosome 1, kaClaLepa1.1, whole genome shotgun sequence genomic region harbors:
- the LOC143444194 gene encoding uncharacterized protein LOC143444194 isoform X3 → MPLYGKVIVIRRNGTDGSQYPITTETCMFGRSADCDIRVQLPYVSNEQCKLILGENGQFTLHNISESNKTVVNGKPMHGMLSVRNKDVLTIVDRSFRFEYPEKVFAKSPALTPKGSSAKTPLRERQIASVNEDKKDSPFGLLVKDMKNILQNSTPRRKKTMQELIQRKVVTPLPSSTKSNRRSSSLPTPKNRRRSFQTDKQTKKIAKDNSPKHQISEENCAENLIDGKLVHQPDSNLTQCQTAKALESEIKEPIKVVESEQTNPDITKNKDMVPQFSPSGNESSPIPLESSNSDATALMSSSIDSVMTSVTNPARNSLNKAMIDESLSDISSPVCKVAEISPALSNAPTSSSRRESSCSLIESETLQQDISSIILDKTPVENVGSFADSSSSSLNKGIIVESFADGSSADNSDIAVENSGEKPKRNHRRSSKIRPSLLKLQEVAAIAENTETVSVDIGADKEDECKSLPVTTEHNLSNAECTNDEIPSNTTKVEPIKKILSDILSVENQASVLNIDQGLQKSDIRPSRKCCNVFTSQEITTVGEGADNISINDESAVVCEEKSEHAPANVSNEMQELESLSNSLSNVNSSYMEVGNESTTAASSPGSDVLALSSQKQAKGSQRRSSRRRSSLFLSQEVLLNNLGITESSESLAVDGDKNCNSAEESSTDQSLTDTTIDELDNSLSGQKSVGKRSSRQRSSLFADQQDSSSSPETKSAARSSSDNEDDRVNETVISVPSISLTGNSSFVSDSKIDPYEFVDRSIGAKMKKSRRRSHGDCIGMNRKQELLLFGSPRVRKTVSLRASLGNLKRRSEPLLEDDAEEDVTATSRSNINQKWDPLPETVEVENNSSPIKRPRLFHTSSMVHDSYSQSSKMKTRRVSFGPNLSPEQFCNHFPPNTPVKKGATPTKLDVRKSGRKSLIASGMTSLDTLEEDTTLEEDTDITPDLKHKVIRTPTPFKPNTEKMKSKSLLHQVLHASIDCTSQSMLGSSPILNDKKQARLLESSQKSTDKQSTKSENKKFLKRRSSGNIAIVNVHKTATNLQKRKSLRCHKPLWSEIVKKAPTVQARATSTKGSKLEIISKQRTKNFGTPVSDRAGHHVESPATLYIGRSRRHYNPTRTPRPEKSSLQMKANIPLDESFTGIGDMFTTPMKNEHDDEYDLYSDLQTPDLSGDMVVSPLSTCSSQRCSRRASGVEENNVTAPNLSQTKAAKYSDTLEEDGATLSIRKLFTQTNSDEEESLDELFKDDVVIESNASNEQLNIENESMVLRKSKRIKEKTKSVEEHFGTKRIFKTPKDKKSEPVEEHFGTKRIFKTPRDKKSESVEEHFGTKRIFKTPKDKKSVPVEEHIGTKRIFKTPKDKKSESVEENFGTKRIFKTPRDKKSEPVEEHFGTKRIFKTPRDKKSESVEEHLGTKRIFRTPRDKKSEPVEEHFGTKRIFRTPRDKKSEPVEEHFGTKRLFTTPKEAKLQLDEGCLGLSRLFALPRHKKNSEDDQELEGMEQLFSSSHSSLASQDAAAEKHPLLESKNLSKKSTRRTRKEIACHAIKEEYSLEHPVKHHRATELKSGSTTVADASVPTATKVTRGRRAPVKQARTRVTRNTKAEAESLPRVINTSDATFSNADSNSSQMQKGIVTKCFTKKAGKAVSFHSSVKPDNDGSSSTITGTKIKNQTSCTSTKSITRHSPRRGQKKTKENVVLADIKNIPEVSPTAVAPNNNSFNETATMQAVKPFAGKRRRNATDVNSSVERPTKKSKQTSSDNAKEKPNSAKIATRKSSRGKTMIENCEPIQLEDEVRPVAKRSSSRKTPTPKKTKLQTASNKEDIKKVNIDNEHISEDKPHTKRLGRKPGHLNNKSTSHTFAVSGEKEEEVEIKPTNTRRAATSKKALKSDVDVKNINTAEIVEEKKGKVEIKPKTTNSINASKSDEFSEEKMEEIKVKPRSRKATVSKNVPKSEQKEDEIKVKPRSTRRKATITEKVQKLDINTDESLSSKYQASEEPCGKLRTSSNSATSSTLREKTITSRTRSSHSKIATKAAPHNAEEPVLRRSCRRK, encoded by the exons ATGCCGCTCTATGGAAAAGTAATTGTAATTCGTCGAAATGGGACAGACGGATCACAATATCCCATCACCACTGAAACATGCATGTTTGGAAG GAGCGCTGATTGCGATATTCGTGTTCAACTTCCATACGTCTCTAATGAGCAATGTAAACTGATATTGGGAGAAAATGGACAGTTTACACTTCACAATATTAGTGAG tCAAATAAAACTGTTGTCAATGGGAAACCTATGCATGGAATGCTCTCAGTGCGCAATAAAGATGTTTTGACCATTGTTGATAGATCTTTCAG ATTTGAATACCCTGAGAAAGTGTTTGCCAAATCCCCGGCTTTGACTCCAAAAGGTTCTTCAGCGAAAACTCCTCTAC GAGAAAGACAAATAGCTTCAGTTAATGAAGACAAGAAAGATTCACCATTTGGTCTTCTAGTTAAAGATATGAAAAACATTCTTCAAAATTCTACACCACGTCGAAAGAAGACAATGCAAGAACTAATTCAA AGAAAAGTTGTTACACCTTTGCCATCCTCTACAAAATCGAATCGGCGCTCATCTTCACTGCCAACTCCTAAAAA TCGCAGACGATCGTTCCAAAcagataaacaaacaaagaaaattgcgAAAGATAATTCaccaaaacatcaaatttctGAAGAAAATTGTGCAGAAAATCTTATTGATGGCAAACTTGTTCATCAGCCTGATTCAAATTTGACACAGTGTCAGACAGCAAAAGCACTAGAAAGTGAAATTAAAGAACCAATCAAAGTTGTAGAAAGTGAACAAACAAATCCAGatattacaaaaaacaaagatatgGTGCCACAGTTTTCACCTTCAGGAAATGAAAGCTCTCCAATTCCATTGGAATCAAGTAACTCGGATGCAACAGCATTGATGTCAAGCTCCATTGATTCTGTTATGACATCTGTAACCAACCCTGCAAGAAATTCCTTGAATAAGGCAATGATTGATGAAAGCCTTTCCGATATTTCATCTCCAGTTTGCAAAGTGGCAGAAATCAGTCCTGCTCTTTCAAACGCACCAACAAGTTCATCTAGAAGAGAAAGCTCATGTTCATTGATTGAAAGTGAAACCTTGCAGCAAGATATTTCTTCCATTATATTAGATAAAACTCCAGTGGAAAACGTTGGTTCTTTTGCTGATTCAAGTTCTAGCTCCCTCAATAAAGGAATAATTGTTGAGAGCTTTGCTGATGGTTCTTCTGCAGACAATAGTGATATCGCTGTTGAAAATTCAGGAGAAAAGCCAAAGAGAAATCATAGAAGGTCATCAAAGATCCGTCCTAGTTTACTAAAATTGCAGGAAGTTGCAGCTATTGCTGAAAATACTGAAACAGTTTCAGTTGATATTGGAGCTGACAAAGAAGATGAATGTAAATCACTACCAGTAACTACTGAACATAATTTATCAAATGCTGAATGTACAAATGATGAGATCCCAAGTAATACAACCAAAGTGGagccaataaaaaaaattttgtccgATATTCTTTCCGTGGAAAATCAAGCATCTGTCTTAAATATAGATCAAGGGTTACAGAAAAGTGACATAAGGCCATCAAGGAAGTGTTGTAATGTATTTACATCACAAGAGATAACAACTGTTGGTGAAGGAGCTGATAATATTTCCATCAATGATGAGTCTGCAGTGGTATGCGAGGAAAAAAGTGAACATGCTCCAGCAAATGTTTCCAATGAAATGCAAGAGCTCGAGAGTCTATCTAACAGCTTGTCTAATGTGAATTCTTCGTATATGGAAGTGGGGAATGAAAGCACTACTGCTGCTTCTTCTCCAGGAAGTGATGTTCTTGCCTTAAGCTCGCAAAAGCAGGCAAAGGGAAGTCAAAGAAGATCATCAAGGAGGCGATCAAGCTTGTTCTTATCGCAAGAGGTGTTGTTAAATAATCTTGGGATTACTGAAAGTAGTGAATCTTTGGCAGTTGATGGGGATAAAAATTGTAACTCAGCTGAAGAGTCCTCTACAGACCAAAGTCTTACAGACACAACCATTGATGAGCTAGATAACAGTTTGTCAGGTCAGAAATCTGTTGGAAAAAGATCTTCAAGGCAAAGATCCAGTTTGTTTGCAGATCAACAAGATAGTTCTTCATCTCCGGAGACAAAATCTGCTGCAAGATCGTCTTCAGACAATGAGGATGATCGAGTCAACGAAACTGTTATCTCTGTTCCATCCATATCTCTCACTGGTAACAGTTCATTTGTCTCAGATAGTAAAATTGATCCTTATGAGTTTGTGGATAGATCTATTGGTGCCAAAATGAAGAAATCCAGGCGACGATCACATGGAGACTGCATTGGAATGAACCGAAAACAAGAGTTGCTACTGTTTGGAAGTCCGCGTGTACGCAAAACTGTTTCTCTTCGAGCAAGCTTGGGAAATCTAAAGCGAAGATCTGAACCACTATTGGAAGATGATGCAGAAGAAGATGTGACAGCTACATCTAGAAGCAACATTAACCAAAAATGGGATCCCCTTCCAGAGACAGTTGAGGTTGAAAACAACTCCTCCCCGATCAAAAGACCAAGGTTGTTTCACACTTCTTCGATGGTGCATGATTCATACTCTCAATCATCAAAAATGAAGACACGTCGTGTTTCTTTTGGCCCTAATCTAAGTCCTGAGCAGTTTTGCAATCATTTTCCTCCAAATACACCAGTTAAAAAAGGTGCTACTCCAACTAAGCTTGATGTTAGGAAATCTGGCCGCAAATCGCTCATTGCAAGTGGCATGACCAGTCTGGACACTCTTGAAGAAGACACGACACTAGAAGAAGACACTGACATAACACCTGATTTAAAACATAAAGTAATCCGTACACCAACACCTTTCAAGCCAAACACAGagaaaatgaaatcaaaatcaCTTTTGCACCAGGTCCTGCATGCTTCTATTGATTGCACAAG TCAGTCAATGCTTGGTAGTTCCCCGAtactaaatgacaaaaaacaagCTCGTCTCTTGGAGAG CTCACAGAAATCAACAGACAAACAGTCAACCAAATCTGAAAATAAg AAGTTTCTAAAGAGAAGATCCAGTGGAAATATAGCAATTGTCAATGTCCACAAAACTGCCACAAACTT GCAAAAACGAAAAAGTCTGCGTTGCCATAAGCCCTTGTGGTCTGAAATTGTGAAGAAAGCACCAACAGTGCAAGCAAGAGCAACCAGCACCAAGGGTTCTAAACTG GAAATAATATCCAAGCAGAGAACAAAAAACTTTGGAACACCTGTGTCAGATAGAGCAGGTCATCATGTTGAGTCCCCTGCAACATTGTATATTGGGAGATCAAGGCGTCATTATAATCCGACACGCACTCCTCGCCCAGAAAAGTCAAGTCTTCAAATG AAAGCCAACATACCTCTTGATGAAAGCTTTACTGGAATAGGCGATATGTTTACGACTCCTATGAAAAACGAGCATGATGATGAGTATGATCTATACAGTGACTTGCAAACTCCTGACCTCAGTGGCGATATGGTTGTTTCACCATTGTCTACATGTTCATCACAAAGATGCAGCAGAAGAGCATCGGGTGTGGAAGAAAACAATGTAACAGCTCCCAATCTAAGTCAAACAAAAGCAGCAAAATATTCTGATACTCTGGAAGAAGATGGTGCCACTCTCAGTATTAGAAAGCTCTTTACTCAAACTAATTCTGATGAGGAGGAAAGTTTGGATGAGCTCTTCAAAGATGATGTGGTTATAGAAAGTAATGCAAGCAATGAGCaattaaatattgaaaatgaaTCTATGGTTCTTCGCAAGTCAAAAcgaataaaagaaaaaacaaaatcagtGGAAGAGCACTTTGGCACAAAGAGAATCTTCAAAACACCAAAAGATAAGAAATCTGAACCAGTGGAAGAGCACTTTGGCACAAAGAGAATCTTCAAAACACCTAGAGATAAAAAATCAGAATCAGTGGAAGAGCACTTTGGCACAAAGAGAATCTTTAAAACACCAAAAGATAAGAAATCTGTACCAGTGGAAGAGCACATTGGCACAAAGAGAATCTTCAAAACACCAAAAGATAAGAAATCTGAATCAGTGGAAGAGAACTTTGGCACAAAGAGAATCTTCAAAACACCAAGAGATAAAAAGTCTGAACCAGTGGAAGAGCACTTTGGCACAAAGAGAATCTTCAAAACACCTAGAGATAAAAAATCGGAATCAGTGGAAGAGCACTTAGGTACAAAGAGGATTTTCAGAACACCAAGAGATAAAAAGTCTGAACCAGTGGAAGAGCACTTTGGCACAAAGAGAATCTTCAGAACACCTAGAGATAAAAAGTCTGAACCAGTGGAAGAGCACTTTGgcacaaaacgtttatttacAACACCTAAAGAAGCAAAGTTGCAACTCGATGAAGGTTGTTTGGGTCTAAGTCGCTTATTTGCATTACCGagacataaaaaaaattctgagGATGACCAGGAATTGGAAGGAATGGAACAGCTCTTTTCAAGTTCTCATTCCAGCCTTGCTTCACAGGATGCAGCAGCAGAAAAACATCCATTGCTTGAGTCTAAAAATTTATCTAAAAAGTCTACTAGAcgtacaagaaaagaaattgcTTGCCATGCAATAAAGGAAGAATACAGTCTGGAGCACCCAGTAAAGCACCACCGTGCAACTGAATTAAAAAGCGGCAGCACTACTGTAGCTGATGCATCAGTACCTACGGCAACAAAAGTGACTAGAGGCAGAAGAGCTCCCGTCAAACAAGCCCGTACTCGAGTTACTAGAAACACCAAAGCAGAAGCGGAATCATTGCCACGAGTGATCAATACGTCGGATGCTACCTTTTCAAATGCTGACTCAAACAGCAGTCAAATGCAAAAAGGAATagtaacaaaatgttttaccaaAAAGGCAGGAAAAGCAGTTAGTTTTCACTCTTCGGTGAAACCAGACAATGATGGCAGCAGTTCAACCATTACAGGCACTAAAATTAAGAACCAGACCAGCTGCACTTCGACAAAATCAATTACAAGACATTCTCCTAGAAGGGGtcagaagaaaacaaaagaaaatgtgGTTTTGGCAG atATCAAAAATATCCCGGAAGTGTCACCCACTGCTGTTGCACCAAACAATAACAGTTTTA ATGAAACTGCAACGATGCAAGCTGTTAAGCCATTTGCTGGCAAAAGAAGAAGGAATGCAACTGATGTGAATTCATCTG ttGAAAGGCCTACaaagaaaagtaaacaaacGTCATCTGATAATGCTAAAG aaaagcCTAATTCAGCAAAAATTGCCACAAGGAAATCATCGAGAGGAAAAACAATGATTGAGAATTGTGAGCCAATCCAGCTAGAAG ACGAAGTCAGGCCAGTTGCGAAAAGGAGTAGTAGCAGAAAAACTCCAACACCAAAAAAGACCAAATTGC AAACAGCAAGTAATAAAGAAGatatcaaaaaagtaaatattgaCAATGAACATATTAGTGAAG ATAAACCACACACTAAGCGATTGGGTAGAAAACCAGGTCATCTAAACAACAAGTCCACTTCACATACTTTTGCAGTTTCAG GAGAAAAGGAGGAGGAAGTAGAAATTAAACCTACAAATACAAGAAGAGCTGCAACTTCCAAAAAGGCCCTGAAATCTG atgtagatgtgaaaaacattaacaCAGCTGAGATCGTTGAAGAAAAGAAGGGAAAAGTGGAAATTAAACCTAAAACAACGAATTCCATTAATGCCTCAAAATCCg ATGAATTTTCAGAAGAAAAAATGGAggaaataaaagttaaacctAGAAGTAGAAAAGCTACAGTTTCCAAAAATGTCCCAAAATCAG AACAAAAAGAGgatgaaataaaagttaaacctAGAAGCACTAGGAGAAAAGCGACCATTACCGAAAAAGTCCAAAAATTAG ACATCAACACAGATGAATCCTTATCTTCCAAATATCAGG CATCTGAGGAACCCTGTGGCAAACTGAGAACAAGCTCAAACTCTGCCACTTCATCAACTCTTCGAG AAAAAACGATTACCTCAAGAACTCGATCAAGTCACTCAAAAATTGCCACCAAAGCAGCACCTCACAATG CTGAAGAACCTGTGTTGCGCAGAAGTTGCAGAAGAAAATAA